TGAGATGCATTTCATGGAGTAGTTCAGCAATTGTTTGCTCTTCCTCTCTCAGGTTGAACAAGTGATCTGGGAAGAGAAGACATTGCAGGCATATGACCTCATCGTATAGTACTACCAAATTATCAAAGCGCACATGCCAATCATCGACTTCTGCCTTTTTTAACTTGCGTTGTGCATCCATGATTTCTTCTGACAAAACTGACATCTCCTACATCTTCCAGGATATGCCCCATTGACTTTGCTAAGTTGTGTTCCAATTTGAGACGTCAAAGAATTTCAAATGCAAATAGGACTAATGGTTTGCCATCCGAAACAAGCAAGAAATTATTGAAATACTTTCCATGTTGGAGTTGGATGCCTTGTTTTATTTGGTTTCCTAATTTGAGTTGGGAAGTCAAATTAGAACGTATAAGTGTAGAATTTTCCTTGGTTGTATGGCGGATCTCAAACAAGAGGATGCTAGAGTTTTCTCTTCATGACTATTCTATGTGAATTCTCCGAGAGAAATTGTCATGTTTTGGCCGTAACATGGGGCAAGGAAACACTTGAGCAATTGtatgaccgaaccacgtaaatctctaGCATCCTTGTCATTTCTCGTTGAGTTTCCTGGTACTTTGTTTGTCTCACGTTAGCCTTAAATTGACTTCCACATTATTTcagaataaatattttttttcccaatacaTAGGTTGACTTTACTGCAACAAGTAACAACATGATGACGTGCCCGTTTTGCTTAGTACGCAGTCTCATAATGATTAACTGGATCTGGATCTCTGTGTTTCTTGAAAGTAGAAAACTCTTGATAGAAGATATCTCTGTCTCTCGTGCATTGTAACCGAGAGTTCACACTTGattcaaaagtcaactttcccatctctttattttactcCAAAGATTAGACTTTCTTTCTTACATCCGAAGCCAACAGTTTAGATGGAGGGGTGTTTAATACTAACTGTCGTATAAAAGAAGGATATACCAGAGAAATGGATAACTGATATCTACTTGTTGCAACACAATGTCTGCAGCTGCGCGCGCATGCTTGCGTGTCTCCTATGACTTTAAGAACCAGGGAATCATGTCTTTCTGATGACTGAAATTTCACTTATTTTTTCCTGTTCTTTTTTCTAGTTCATCTTAGACTATTTGCAGTGCTTTCACAAAATGAATTTTACGTTGCTGGGGCCAACAACAAATGCAAATGCTTGGAAAGCCAGGATAGCACATTCATGCTGGACAAGCCGGTTTTGCATGGTTATTATTGCTTGAAAGCTTGATAAGATCATTCTAGAATAATACAATACTGTAtcatatggaaaaaaaattctaggatTTGTTAGGTAAATGTGTTCCTGTAAAGGGTTATCCAAAGGGTCCCCTCTGCTCGTTATCTTCAGGTTGATGCCCTGAGTTACTTTCATTTGGGTCTGCAGTGCAGTTGTCTTGCTTTATATCTTTTCTCTAAAGTTCTGAACTTAGATTACAGATTAATCGTATCATTAAGAACATTATGGTCTATACGGCCCTGAAAAATTTCTTCGTCGGTACTGATTTGCCAACCAAACATTCTCCATCAAGTTCATCCCAATATTCTGATTAGCAACTATATCTTGCTATCTGCTCTAATACATTGTTTTCGCTTAGGATTCAACAAAAACGTATTCTGCATGATAGTTAGGCAACAGTACACAGGAATGCAACCGTTAATTTGTTTGATGATCTGTCTCAATCGCCGAAGCTGTAGGCCGATGAACTCTTCACCGTCTAATAATGCATTTGCAAGTTGCTCTTGTGGAACCAGAAACATGAATCGAATCGAATAAAATATCTTCAGAATGCAGTTCAAGAATTGTCTTCACCTGATAAAGATAAGCTTGATTCTGTCGTACTCTAATTCATTATTTCCTATGACTATCGTTAACAGATAATTTCCTAGAAAAGCAGAAAAGAAGATAATTGACAAAATATCCTGATGCTTTCAGAAAAATGAATGTGTGTGAACCCTAGAACGAGGTTAACAGATAGTTACTTATCAGAGCACATGGCGCCCGCATCGAACTATGTAGGAAAGAGATAGtcctcgcatttttttttttccattgattgAACGAACTGGTCTACAAAATAGTACCAAGGAGATTACATATTATAGGATGCCAAAGTCAACTACCAGGAAGATGAATCAGACACTCCACGAAACCATATTgtctatatttttttaaagtgaaGGAATAATCCTTGTCCATAAAACACCAATTTAGTCAGCATCCATAGAATCTAAGAGAACTTGACAGTTCCATCAACTCCAGGAGGGCATTTCACCATCAATAGGCAGAGCTAGTTTGCAAAGCTTCAGTAAGGCAAGTTCCAACCTCTAATTTACAGCTTTCATAGACGAGGCATTTAATCAGTAGAGGAGACTCCTTGCAGCGAATCGCGGTCATGTTTCATGACAAATATATCTGTGAAAACTATGCGCACAGTCTGTAGTCTTGTTGATTATGTGCTGTGGCAACCACCAATATGTTCGTCAAGAGGGAACATGTGGTCATTTGGAGTCATTCGTTTGATGGGATACGCATTTTGACAGGGTAAGAAGTTTTCATTTTCCTAGGGAAAGAgtgaaaatggaagagaaattgaaagcaGCATCAAATTATGACAAGGCATTGTTGCAGAGTAAGGAGCTGTATCAGGTACTCCATTTATTGTCATTTACATCCTCTATTTCTTTTACCTCTTTTTGGTTAAATGGTAAGTTAGCTGGGTTTCGTCCTTCCACGCTCCAGAAGAAGCTCAACCCTTCGATCTCTGTCAAAAGCAGGCCATTCAGGGTTTTGTCGAGCACTTCCCCTAGGCCGATCCTAATAGGTTGAGCTGAATATGAGTCGAATCCAATACGGCTAATGTGCAGGGTTCTTTACCTTCTCTTGGATTGCCATTGTTTCTTAAAGTTTTGCTTCCATGCATATGTTCAATTTGGCAGTACATTTTGGACACAAGTGTGTACCCAAATGAACCAGTGCCTCTTAAGGAGTTAAGAGAAGCTTCTGCAAGCCAtccaaggtctctctctctctctctgtcccctAGCTAAGCGTCCGTATCATTATGATACAGTTGCTGACTCTGACTTGTAATGCTTTCATTCAATATAAGGAGTCATATAATTGAAACATCTTGTAATTAACACTGCTTCCAGGAGGATATTTCCCCCTGACAGTAAACAAGGGATAtacatttttctcctttcatttGTTGATATCCAGGTATTGGATGGGCACTGCACCGGATGCAGGTCAACTGATGGCAATGCTACTGAAGCTTATCAATGCTAAAAGGACCATTGAAATCGGAGTCTTCACCGGATACTCTCTTTTACTCACTGCCCTAACAATTCCTGAGGATGGCAAGGTCTCCAAGCAATCATCATGCTTTAcaataaaagaatttgattgGTTTGCTCATTTAATCACAATTGCTGCAGATAATAGCCATAGATGTCGATCGCGAGGCTTATGAAATGGGATTTCCCGTTATCAAGAAGGCCGGCGTAGAGAACAAAGTCGACTTCATTAATTCCGAGGCTCTGCGAGCTCTAGACGATTTAATGGAAAATGTAAGTCATTTAGTAGCCTTTCCTAGTTTATGCAGTTTACTCTTACGGCATCATATATCCTAGAAGAAATGCTATATATGCAAATACTTTGATAGAGTGGGCTAATTTTGCTTCAGAATACGATATACCTGCGtacaaaacaaaattttatgTTGTCTACATTTGATGGAGTCTATTTACTACTTGTGTCGCATTCTGGGTAACGATCACCTGTTATTCTTTCCTCTGTTTTATCAAGTCTGATTGGGATTGACATGATGAAACATATTGCAGCCTGATAACGAGGGGAGCTTTGACTTTGCCTTTGTCGACGCAGACAAAGTCAGCTACTTGAATTATCATGAGAGGTTGATGAAACTGGTCAAAGTGGGCGGACTAGCCATCTATGACAACACCCTCTGGAGAGGAACAGTTGCCATGCCCGAATCTGCAGTTGGAGAGAAATATAAGGAGGGTCGGAATTGGCTGATTGAGTTCAACAAATTACTGGCCAACGATGCTCGCGTCCAAATTTGTCATGCTTCGATAGGTGACGGGATGACAATCTGCTGGAGACTTCACTGAGTTTTTATACTTCGACCCCCACATAACTGTTTCTTTCAGCAAGGAGATCGCATACGCCATAACTACTTATATCTTTGGCATGTTCTTGTCTTGTATATTGTAATAACCACATGTGTCTTGTCTATTGTAATAACCACAACATTCAGAAAGTTCCAGGAATGatgattaataaatatttactgcAGAAACATTAATACATAATGAGTGTACTGGTTCGTTTTGTCCGCTCTCTGCGCCCTGCACTTGTTGTCCAACATTATGTTGGTCGACTTGATGCCTCGATGGTAAATCGGTATTGATGCAGAAGAACGCAAGTAAGAAAAAGCCCCGGCAAAGTGTCTTGTTGGGGATCAATTCATAGACCAGACAAGGTAGTTGCGTCTCCGGACAATACCCCAATAGCTTGACCACATTTCAATGATTAACCTGCAACGGGATGACCAGTTCATCCATGAACTGCTCCAGTCACCCCGCGCATTGGCGACCTTTCCATATGATTTCTTGACAGCCACAATTCTTTCATCCTCCAGCATACCTTTGTAAACAGTTCCTTTACCACCTGGTCCGAATAGCAGGAAGAAAAGCTGCTGTTTTAGATAAAATACCGCCATTTCACTTGAAGAAtatttccttttgctttctcctcttcatcatcttcattacTCTttgttttggaagaaaaaaaccaTTAGTGAAAATCCTCCCTCGCCCAAAATTTAGCGTGCATTATGCGATAAAAAAGAACTAATTTTTCTAGCTGAAATATCCCGCACTCACTTCTTTAGGATATCTATATGCTCTTCACATGTATACAATGTTCCTCCACCTAAAAATTTAGACTTTCTTTTGTTAGGCTTTCTAAGAGCCAAGCCTGTACGGACCTTGCACGTTTGCACAAACCTTGCCCGCGAACTATCCGGGCATTCTCCATAATTTTCCCTGCTATATACAAGCGAATGTCACCAtgcaaaaatcagaaaaacctATTTAATTTCTAAGAAAATTTTACCATCCACGAACGCAACAAAATTGACCGAACAAACTCTATAATAATGTTTTTGCAAGTGTGGAGCCCGACCTTTCTATACCTTTTCAATCACTTTATTCGTTCTCTACATTATATAGATTACTTTGGTTCTTTTTCTACATCATAATTTATTCACGATTGCATGCCTTTGACATTGCATTAttgtcaaaagaagaagatgatgaatccGATTTTATGTACGactgaaaacaaagaaaatttttgTCCCCAAATTCGGAGAAAAGTGAACTATGTTTATGTTTGATATTTGATGCTGCCCATTCATAATTCGAGGCCTGCCATAATGCAAATATTTATgttggaataaaaatatttatgttttcaTATTCCAAAGAAAGTaagcctaaaaataaatttactgGATATATAACAATTGTGCTACGGGTAACTTTGTTAGAAGAATAGTAGTAACGGTCTGACTGTGACTTTGTGTATTGAAAAGACCAGATTGTATTGTCTCAGTCCGGGTCTGATGCATCACGTTCTAGATGGATCTGATCGAAACATACGAATGAGAAATCAGAAACTGCGTATAAATTCCGAATCGTTTTGCGGGAAGCGTAAGCCTAAAAGGCTGCTAGTATTCATCATCTCGGCTCGATCTCTGTCAGTCTTAAGCTACATCTTTTCCTGGACAAGGCAAGTTTCTTGTAACCAGAGAATCGAAACGGCTCCAAACACACTTTCGTTTTCTCTGTTTTCGAGGCATAATATACCCAGTTCGATCAGTGATTCAAGAATTTCTTGGGCATGTTTATCATGTGTTCGAATATGGAATTTGTTTCCCACACCTTAGAATTGCCAATATAAATCCGAGAAGCGATCCCTTCCATGAATTTCGTCCTGCCAAGGGAAAAGGAAACATTACCAGTTAGATGAATTTCATCTTGGCTCAATCTCTGTCAGTCTTGAGCTACATCTTTTTCTAGACAAGGCACGTTTTTTTAAAGCAGAGGATTGAAACGGCTCCAAACACACTTTCTTTtattgtatctagcaatatcacctagaggggggtgaataggtgattttaaacaaatttgacTAGAAACCGTAGAATTAAAGAATCAAGTCAAGTTAAACTTCGATTCAGCATTTGAATATATGCAGTATGTGATTCTGAACGCAAATATGCAATGCTCTATCAAACACAAAGGGAagagtttagagatagagaaaaTTGCACATGATGATGATAGTGGTTTTGCATAGATCAAGCCAATGTCCACTCTCTCACTCTGACAGCCGAtaggctggattccactagatgaataAATAAGGGTTTACAAGTGATTACACTCTCACGCTCTTACAAAGCCACTAAAAGAATATAGTATGTAGCTTTTCAGAACAAGTATAGAATCTGAAGCACTCTAGCACTTTGAAATTGATGATTCTGATCACTCATAATAGTAGCACCATGGATCTCCTTTTATGGTCCTTTACCTCCAAACTAGTTGTTGGATAGGTCCTACCTTGATTGAACAAGACTGCATCTCAAGAAGATTTTATGGCGGTTCGGGTTGAATCTGAACCCCTCAAATTCAATCATCGATACAACTAAATCTTCGATTTTCATAAGTGGAGTTCTTCAAATAAGGAAGTTGTTTTGTCTCTTGGAAGAtaatttccaataaaaaaatattctattaaTCTGTTGTAGAATTATcttatcaatcaaagattacaaactttcaTGAACACCTTAGCCGTAATGGAAATTTGTCGTTTGTGAATCTTTGCAATCTGGAAATGATATATTGCAAATTTTGAATAGTCTTCAGAAAATGAAACAGTCTCTAGAGCCTAAACAGAATAGAACACTAAATATGAGCTTGATAAAGTCCTCGTTGATGCTCTCGCACATAAGTTTTCTTCAAAGGTGTGGTTAAATCTACATAAGTGAGATTCCACTTAATCTAGATAACATAATTCAACTTCTTCATAAACAAATAACAAATATGCAACGACCTTGTCTTGAGTCCGAATACCAATTAAGATCAATATAAGCTGCTCCAATCATGTGTAATATGAGCTCGATAAAGTCTTCGTTGATGCTCGCACATAAGTTTTCTTCAAAGGTGTGGTTGAATCTACATAAGTGAGATTCCACTTAATCTAGATGACATAATTCAACTCCTTcataaacaaataataaatatgcaatgaccTAAGTCTTGAGTCTTAACACCAATTAAGAACAATACAATCTTCTCCATTTACGTGTAATACCCGAGATAAACACTTAAGAGTATCTATTAGATTGTATAACATATGATAGTTTTGTCGGAATCAAAACATCTTGAGggaggttttctcaacaatctcccccatTTTTTATGTTGACAAAACTTCGTAAgcatattttaatttgaaaagataaGAATAAGACATTTACGATTATGAATCAAGATACTTTCAGAGATGTAAGTGTGAAGATAGATTCTGAGTATGATTCTGATTAAGTAGAGTTTAGAAGAATATCACTGTTGTAGTTTTTCATCAACTATAACACTTGCATTTGCACTTTGATACCTGCATATACCGATTAATGGGGGCATCTTCTCCCCTTGTTTTGTcatgaacaaaagaaatgtAGCGAGCCacaggattattattattattattataataccAAGATAGCTATCAAGCCATAGCAAGGCTATGATGGGAGTACACATCGAtccatcaaaaacaaaaaacaaccaGTTTCCgaatcaaacaacaaaaagtCAAACCAACACCAGAAAATAAAAACTGAATGAACAAGCAGATTTAGGTTGAAGGAGGTTGGTTTGGGTTGTTAGCAGGGGAAACAGAATCACCATTTGGCTCTTGTCCATCCACCCTAGGAAGTCCTCCAGGCTGGTCTTGATTAGCATTACTGGATCCAGCACCTGCAATATTTGAGTTTCTTCCCCCAAAGAGTTTTGGAAAGTCAAGTACCACCCTTTGGTCACGAACAAGGATGTAATTGTCCAGACTTAAAATTTTAGTGCGCATATACTTGAGTTACTGACGAAATGCGCTTTCAAACAATGTCAGCTGTCTCTGCACTTATGAGGCAAGTGAATCCATCCATGCCATCTGTTggaatatatattattaaaccATGTCTTCTTcaatcagcttaagcttttagaacagttggctgtggtcccataaaatctttcatggtatcggagcaggagattttctttcttctatcagcttaagct
This genomic interval from Rhodamnia argentea isolate NSW1041297 chromosome 4, ASM2092103v1, whole genome shotgun sequence contains the following:
- the LOC115740557 gene encoding probable caffeoyl-CoA O-methyltransferase At4g26220 is translated as MEEKLKAASNYDKALLQSKELYQYILDTSVYPNEPVPLKELREASASHPRYWMGTAPDAGQLMAMLLKLINAKRTIEIGVFTGYSLLLTALTIPEDGKIIAIDVDREAYEMGFPVIKKAGVENKVDFINSEALRALDDLMENPDNEGSFDFAFVDADKVSYLNYHERLMKLVKVGGLAIYDNTLWRGTVAMPESAVGEKYKEGRNWLIEFNKLLANDARVQICHASIGDGMTICWRLH